AGAGGGTGTTTTTGAGGTACAAGCTAAATAAAACCAACAATGCAACCGCATTGATATAGGATGTATCTAGCGCCAAAATACGATCAGGAACACTTGGCCCCCAAATAAGTCGGTACATATTAAAAATCAACGACAATACAATCATAATAAACGCCGCAGGCAAAACAAAACTTAGCATGGCTTA
Above is a genomic segment from Sulfurospirillum tamanense containing:
- a CDS encoding K+/H+ antiporter subunit F, which gives rise to MLSFVLPAAFIMIVLSLIFNMYRLIWGPSVPDRILALDTSYINAVALLVLFSLYLKNTLYFEAALLIALMGFVGTVALSKYLLRGDIIE